Proteins from one Ipomoea triloba cultivar NCNSP0323 chromosome 1, ASM357664v1 genomic window:
- the LOC116016025 gene encoding uncharacterized protein LOC116016025 — METQRGFNLGIPSATKHITFLFASFLLLLLLFHIHFSPFDLSSSPASHPWMFPDSSGVVESLTTKLKQSVTFMPLKDLRFAQTAMTGNTWFMSSLNDTHEKDEAQHLYFPSDASQGRLLCVKGRNIRDGTQNSYALAWRSSLPFSATLLEGLTFISDSYYSHENLWHGLCAVVPFVRWAMRNGCVKPQRWVLFHWGEIRYKMGSWVRQLMETEFGDVEVERFKEGDDDGPYCFERAVVMRHDMGEMGIENKLKAFDLLRCKARNYCGFMPESRREVDDRGFPIIRLTLLMRRGSRSFKNAAAVTDIFAEECAKVDGCVLNVAQSEDLSFCDQVRVMTNTDIVASPHGAQLTNMFFMDRGSSVMEFFPKGWREYSGIGRFAHHWMATQSGMNHRGAWWDPNGPDCPNPKDSSQCFSFHKNGKVGHNQTYFAEWASKVLNQVKLMKMEKASKTAVNTTLHASNACAC; from the exons ATGGAAACACAGCGCGGTTTCAATCTGGGAATTCCAAGCGCTACAAAGCACATTACATTCCTCTTCGCTTCATTTCTGCTTCTCCTTCTCCTCTTTCACATCCACTTTTCCCCTTTTgatctctcttcttctcctgcTTCCCATCCATGGATGTTTCCTGACAGCTCAGGGGTCGTCGAGTCACTGACAACCAAGCTCAAACAGTCTGTTACTTTCATGCCATTGAAGGACCTCAGATTCGCTCAGACCGCCATGACTGGCAATACATGGTTTATGAGCTCCTTAAATGACACACACGAGAAAGACGAAGCACAACACTTGTATTTCCCTTCGGATGCATCTCAGGGCCGCCTTCTTTGCGTTAAAGGCCGCAACATTCGAGACGGCACACAAAACTCCTACGCCTTAGCATGGCGGAGCAGTCTTCCCTTCTCCGCCACGCTCCTGGAAGGCCTAACCTTCATATCCGACTCTTACTACAGCCATGAAAATCTGTGGCATGGGTTATGCGCCGTGGTGCCTTTCGTGCGGTGGGCAATGCGGAACGGGTGCGTGAAGCCACAAAGATGGGTGCTTTTCCACTGGGGAGAGATTAGGTACAAGATGGGGTCGTGGGTTCGACAGCTGATGGAGACAGAGTTCGGAGATGTCGAGGTTGAGAGGTTTAAGGAAGGAGACGATGATGGGCCGTACTGTTTTGAGAGGGCGGTGGTGATGAGGCATGATATGGGGGAAATGGGGATAGAGAACAAGCTCAAAGCTTTTGACTTGTTGCGGTGTAAGGCTAGGAATTACTGCGGGTTCATGCCGGAAAGTAGGAGGGAGGTGGACGACAGAGGCTTTCCGATCATACGGTTAACTCTGCTCATGAGAAGAGGCTCCCGGTCGTTCAAGAACGCCGCCGCGGTTACCGATATATTTGCTGAAGAATGCGCCAAGGTTGATGGGTGTGTCTTGAATGTTGCCCAATCTGAAGATCTCTCATTCTGTGATCAG GTGAGAGTGATGACGAACACAGACATTGTTGCATCTCCACACGGGGCGCAACTAACCAACATGTTCTTCATGGACCGTGGCAGCAGCGTAATGGAGTTCTTCCCAAAAGGGTGGCGGGAGTATAGCGGCATAGGTCGATTTGCGCATCACTGGATGGCAACTCAGTCCGGCATGAACCACCGGGGAGCCTGGTGGGATCCAAACGGACCCGATTGCCCTAACCCCAAAGATTCCTCCCAATGCTTTTCGTTTCACAAGAATGGAAAGGTGGGTCACAACCAAACCTATTTTGCAGAGTGGGCAAGCAAAGTGCTCAATCAAGTGAAGTTGATGAAGATGGAGAAAGCTTCCAAAACTGCTGTGAATACTACACTGCATGCTTCAAATGCCTGTGCTTGTTAA
- the LOC116016032 gene encoding rhodanese-like domain-containing protein 6 has translation MGSLNQRKPRFLCLHGFRTSAEILKKQVVGKWPSSVVEKLDLVFVDAPFPCQGKSDVEGIFDPPYYEWFQFNKEFTEYQNFDNCLAFIEDCMIKYGPFDGLLGFSQGAMLSAALPGLQEKGVGLANVPKIRYLIIIGGAKLKNQAIAEKAYSLPIKCPSVHFIGKEDFLKEYGSELLESFVDPLVIHHPKGHTIPRFDEEGLQQMLSFLESIQGDISMSEEKQTEIAKKHS, from the exons ATGGGCAGTCTGAATCAGAGGAAACCAAGATTTCTCTGCCTTCATGGCTTCAGAACCAGCGCCGAAATTCTCAAGAAGCAGGTCGTCGGGAAATGGCCATCATCAGTGGTGGAAAAATTGGATCTTGTCTTCGTAGATGCACCGTTTCCTTGCCAGGGCAAATCTGATGTGGAGGGCATCTTTGATCCTCCTTATTATGAGTGGTTCCAGTTCAACAAG GAATTCACAGAGTATCAGAATTTTGACAACTGCCTTGCTTTCATTGAAGATTGCATGATAAAATATGGGCCTTTTGATGGTCTTCTTGGTTTCTCCCAG GGTGCAATGTTGTCAGCAGCATTGCCTGGGTTACAAGAGAAG GGAGTGGGCCTTGCAAATGTGCCCAAGATTAGATATCTTATAATAATTGGAGGAGCAAAGCTAAAGAACCAAGCAATTGCAGAAAAGGCATACTCATTGCCTATTAAATGCCCCTCTGTTCATTTCATAG GAAAGGAGGACTTCCTTAAGGAATATGGAAGTGAACTCCTCGAATCATTTGTGGATCCCCTGGTTATTCATCACCCTAAAGGTCACACGATACCACGATTTG ACGAGGAAGGTTTACAGCAGATGCTTTCATTCCTAGAAAGTATTCAAGGGGATATCAGTATGTCAGAAGAAAAGCAAacagaaattgcaaagaaacaTTCTTAG
- the LOC116021759 gene encoding transport inhibitor response 1-like protein — protein sequence MSHMTSNSSPSSSIGSEERSEMSEDEEPSRPSSSASDLGGGGGAAKSRICSTGGGGDHCFVPSYSDQVLENVLENVLCFLSDRRDRNNASLVCKSWFKAEAMTRSEVFIGNCYAVSPKRVTRRFAQVTSMSVKGKPRFADFGLLPRDWGARFSPWVAAMAEAYRALEKLYLKRIDVSNEDLMMLARSFPNFKELVLVCCEEFGTSGLATVACECRKLRVLDLIDCDVKDDEVDWISCFPETKTCLESLIFDCVDCDVNFQALEQLVMRSPSLKKLRLNGHVSIVQLYRLMVRAPQLTNLGTGSFGASEEEAELELDYTSAFAACKSLVCLSGFREILADYLPAIYPVCTNLTSLNFSYASISAEQLKPVICHCHKLQILWVLDSVCDEGLKAVAATCKDLRELRVFPADAREDAEGPVSEVGLLAISEGCRKLQSILYFCQKMTNAAVIAMSKNCPDLEVFRLCIMGRHRPDHLTGEPMDEGFGAIVKNCKKLTRLSTSGLLTDQAFSYIGKYGKLVRTLSVGFAGDSDLGLKYVLEGCPKLQKLEIRDCPFGDSALHSGIHHYYNMRFVWLSACKVTHQCCKEIAHQLPRLVVEVIDGNVMGRDANVCDTVYMYRSLDGPRCDAPKFVQIF from the exons ATGAGTCACATGACTAGTAATTCTAGTCCGAGTAGTAGCATCGGGAGTGAGGAGCGGTCAGAAATGTCGGAAGACGAGGAGCCGTCGCGGCCGTCGTCGTCTGCTTCAGATCTCGGCGGTGGCGGAGGTGCGGCTAAATCCCGCATCTGCTCCACTGGCGGGGGAGGAGATCACTGCTTCGTTCCGTCCTACTCAGATCAGGTGCTCGAGAATGTGCTGGAAAACGTGCTCTGCTTCCTCAGCGATCGCCGCGACCGGAACAACGCGTCGCTGGTCTGCAAGTCCTGGTTCAAGGCGGAGGCCATGACCAGATCCGAGGTGTTCATCGGCAACTGCTACGCCGTGTCGCCCAAGCGCGTCACGCGTCGCTTCGCCCAGGTTACCTCGATGAGTGTCAAGGGAAAGCCTCGCTTCGCTGATTTCGGCTTGCTGCCGCGGGATTGGGGTGCGCGCTTCTCCCCCTGGGTCGCCGCCATGGCAGAGGCTTATCGTGCACTCGAGAAACTCTACCTCAAACGCATTGATGTCTCCAACGAGGATCTGATGATGCTGGCCCGCTCTTTCCCCAATTTCAAGGAGCTGGTTCTGGTTTGTTGCGAAGAATTTGGGACCAGTGGACTCGCTACCGTTGCCTGTGAGTGCAG GAAATTAAGGGTGCTTGATCTGATTGACTGTGATGTTAAAGATGATGAAGTGGATTGGATTTCATGTTTTCCAGAGACTAAAACATGTCTTGAGTCTTTGATCTTTGATTGTGTGGATTGCGATGTGAACTTTCAAGCATTGGAGCAGCTGGTGATGAGGTCACCTTCTTTGAAGAAACTTAGGTTGAATGGGCATGTTTCCATTGTGCAGCTTTATCGTCTGATGGTTCGAGCTCCACAGCTTACCAATCTGGGCACAGGATCGTTTGGTGCCTCAGAAGAGGAGGCTGAACTAGAACTCGATTATACTTCTGCTTTTGCAGCATGCAAATCATTAGTTTGTCTTTCTGGATTCAGGGAAATTCTTGCAGATTATCTGCCTGCTATATATCCAGTTTGTACCAACCTGACCTCTCTTAATTTCAGCTATGCCAGCATCAGTGCTGAACAACTCAAACCAGTTATTTGCCACTGCCACAAACTGCAGATTTTATGG GTGCTTGATTCTGTCTGTGATGAAGGACTTAAGGCAGTAGCTGCAACATGTAAGGATCTCCGAGAGCTTCGAGTTTTCCCTGCTGATGCTCGAGAAGACGCTGAGGGCCCTGTTTCTGAAGTTGGTCTGCTTGCAATTTCTGAGGGTTGTAGGAAACTTCAATCCATATTATATTTCTGCCAGAAAATGACTAATGCAGCTGTTATTGCCATGTCAAAGAACTGCCCGGATCTTGAGGTATTCCGTCTCTGCATAATGGGGCGGCACAGGCCTGACCACCTTACTGGTGAACCAATGGATGAAGGATTTGGTGCAATTGTTAAGAACTGTAAGAAGCTTACACGTCTTTCCACATCTGGTTTATTGACTGACCAGGCTTTTAGTTACATTGGAAAATATGGAAAATTGGTGCGCACCTTGTCTGTTGGTTTTGCTGGAGATAGTGACTTGGGGCTAAAGTATGTGCTTGAGGGTTGCCCTAAGTTGCAAAAACTTGAGATCAGAGACTGTCCATTTGGAGATTCAGCTTTGCATTCTGGCATACATCACTACTACAATATGAGATTTGTTTGGTTGTCAGCATGCAAGGTAACTCATCAATGTTGTAAGGAAATTGCTCACCAACTACCCCGCTTAGTTGTGGAAGTGATCGATGGGAATGTGATGGGAAGGGATGCAAATGTATGTGACACGGTATACATGTACCGGTCTCTTGATGGACCGAGATGTGATGCACCAAAGTTTGTGCAAATCTTTTGA
- the LOC116019663 gene encoding GEM-like protein 1, whose product MSSDPRPKPDHSSSDYAPYPKLDPKDTAPVPPTWTASASTMPAGSNPYVSPAPAPGPGSSVKNRMDEMKDALEKLGKKAAEKTKKAEDLAGNVWQHLKTGPSVADAAVGRIAQGAKILAEGGYENVFRQAFETLPEEKLLNAYACYLSTSTGPIMGILYLSSAKLAFCSDNPVSYIVGDQTQWCYYKVILPIDKLKSVNPSASKVNPAEKYIQIISVDSHEFWFMGFVNYDGAVNTLQGALRGVHP is encoded by the exons ATGAGCTCCGACCCGAGGCCGAAACCCGATCACTCCTCCTCGGACTATGCTCCATACCCGAAGCTGGACCCGAAGGATACCGCCCCTGTTCCACCCACATGGACGGCCTCGGCCTCCACCATGCCCGCCGGCTCCAACCCCTACGTCTCCCCTGCTCCCGCGCCCGGCCCCGGCTCTTCCGTCAAAA ATAGAATGGATGAAATGAAAGATGCACTTGAGAAATTGGGAAAGAAGGCGGCTGAGAAAACAAAGAAGGCTGAGGATCTTGCTGGAAATGTCTGGCAGCACT TGAAAACCGGCCCCAGCGTGGCTGATGCTGCTGTGGGAAGAATTGCTCAAGGAGCAAAGATTTTGGCAGAAGGCGGGTATGAGAATGTCTTCAGACAAGCATTTGAAACTCTCCCTGAGGAGAAACTGTTGAATGCTTATGCGTGCTACTTGTCTACTTCTACTGGACCTATCATGGGCATTCTTTACTTGTCTTCTGCAAAACTAGCGTTTTGTAGTGATAATCCTGTTTCTTATATTGTTGGTGACCAGACACAATGGTGCTATTACAAG GTCATTCTGCCAATAGATAAATTGAAATCGGTTAATCCATCAGCCAGCAAAGTAAATCCAGCCGAAAAGTATATCCAGATTATCTCTGTTGACAGTCATGAGTTTTGGTTCATGGGATTCGTGAATTATGATGGTGCTGTAAACACTTTGCAAGGTGCTTTGCGGGGAGTTCATCCATAG
- the LOC116019620 gene encoding zinc-finger homeodomain protein 2-like: protein MEMEFDEEREEEMEMEEIEEAGDYQTPAGRGLEGAPARKSGGGSAAAAATTTNYRYKECLKNHAVGIGGHAVDGCGEFMPAGEEGSLDGLKCAACNCHRNFHRKEAAESEGYARHQSPSPHHHHNLHPLHHHHHFSTFSSYRAPHPSGYLHVTPPSHHGQLALPSSSRDEEDMSNPSSSGGGGGSKKRFRTKFTAEQKDKMLALAERLGWRIQKQDEAAVQQFCAEANVKRHVFKVWMHNNKHTLGKKP, encoded by the coding sequence atggagatggagttTGATGAGGAGCGCGAAgaggagatggagatggaggaaATAGAGGAAGCTGGGGATTATCAGACGCCGGCGGGGAGAGGATTGGAAGGTGCTCCGGCGAGGAAGAGCGGCGGGGGAagcgcggcggcggcggcgacgacGACGAATTATCGGTATAAAGAGTGTTTGAAGAACCATGCGGTGGGGATTGGGGGGCACGCGGTGGACGGTTGCGGCGAGTTTATGCCGGCGGGGGAGGAAGGGAGTTTGGACGGGCTGAAATGCGCGGCGTGCAATTGTCACCGGAACTTTCACCGGAAAGAGGCGGCGGAGAGTGAGGGGTACGCGCGGCACCAAAGTCCCAgccctcatcatcatcataaccTCCACCcgctccaccaccaccaccacttctCCACGTTCTCCTCCTACCGGGCCCCACACCCGTCCGGCTACCTCCACGTCACCCCGCCGTCTCACCACGGCCAGCTGGCGCTCCCCTCCTCGTCCCGCGACGAGGAGGACATGTCGAATCCCAGcagcagcggcggcggcggcggttcgAAGAAGCGGTTCCGGACGAAGTTCACGGCGGAGCAAAAAGACAAAATGCTGGCGCTGGCGGAGCGGTTGGGGTGGCGCATACAGAAGCAGGACGAGGCCGCCGTGCAGCAGTTTTGCGCGGAGGCGAACGTTAAACGCCACGTGTTCAAGGTCTGGATGCACAACAACAAACACACCCTCGGTAAAAAACCCTAA